A region of Streptomyces halobius DNA encodes the following proteins:
- a CDS encoding CaiB/BaiF CoA transferase family protein: MTGPHPAAPSADPSAAEPPPCPKGTGGPPSALPRSDTPAAGPLTRLRVLDLATLFAGPLAATLLGDFGAEVIKVEHPRRPDPSRGHGPAKDGIGLWWKLLGRNKKTITLDLSTPGGRDVLLRLAAEADVVIENFRPGTLERWGLGWPELSAGNPRLVLTRVTGFGQFGPYARRPGFGTLAEAMSGFAALTGEPDGPPTLPPFGLADAIAALATSYAVLAALRGRDTTGRGQVVDMAIIEPMLTVLGPHPLWYDQLGHIQPRTGNRSANNAPRNTYRTADGSWVAVSASAQSVAERVLRLVGRPEVIDEPWFATGAGRARHADELDAAVGGWIARHDRADVLAAFEKAEAAIAPVYDIREVMADEQYRALGSLTDVPDDELGTVRMQNVLFRLSETPGAIRWAGRPHGADTDEVLAGLGLTGPEIAELRAAGAL; encoded by the coding sequence ATGACCGGCCCACACCCCGCCGCCCCGTCCGCAGACCCGTCCGCCGCGGAGCCTCCCCCATGCCCCAAGGGCACGGGGGGACCCCCATCCGCACTCCCCCGTTCCGACACCCCCGCCGCCGGCCCGCTCACCAGGCTGCGGGTGCTCGACCTCGCCACCCTGTTCGCCGGTCCGCTCGCCGCCACCCTGCTCGGGGACTTCGGCGCCGAGGTGATCAAGGTGGAGCATCCGCGCCGGCCCGACCCGTCACGCGGCCACGGGCCCGCCAAGGACGGCATCGGCCTGTGGTGGAAGCTGCTGGGCCGCAACAAGAAGACGATCACCCTCGATCTGTCCACGCCCGGCGGCCGCGACGTGCTGCTCCGGCTCGCCGCCGAAGCGGATGTGGTCATCGAGAACTTCCGGCCCGGGACCCTGGAGAGATGGGGCCTGGGCTGGCCGGAGCTCTCCGCCGGCAACCCGCGGCTGGTGCTCACCCGGGTCACCGGCTTCGGGCAGTTCGGCCCGTACGCCCGCCGCCCCGGCTTCGGCACCCTCGCCGAGGCGATGAGCGGGTTCGCCGCGCTCACCGGCGAGCCGGACGGCCCGCCGACCCTGCCGCCGTTCGGCCTCGCCGACGCCATCGCCGCGCTCGCCACGTCGTACGCCGTACTGGCCGCCCTGCGCGGCCGGGACACCACCGGACGGGGCCAGGTCGTCGACATGGCGATCATCGAACCGATGCTGACCGTCCTCGGCCCGCACCCCCTCTGGTACGACCAGCTCGGCCATATCCAGCCGCGGACCGGCAACCGCTCCGCCAACAACGCGCCGCGCAACACCTATCGCACCGCCGACGGCTCCTGGGTCGCCGTCTCCGCCTCGGCCCAGTCCGTCGCCGAACGGGTGCTGCGGCTGGTCGGCCGGCCCGAGGTGATCGACGAGCCATGGTTCGCGACCGGCGCCGGGCGGGCCCGGCACGCCGATGAACTCGACGCGGCGGTCGGCGGCTGGATCGCCCGCCACGACCGGGCCGATGTGCTCGCCGCCTTCGAGAAGGCCGAGGCGGCCATCGCACCGGTCTACGACATCCGCGAGGTGATGGCGGACGAGCAGTACCGGGCGCTCGGCTCGCTCACCGATGTCCCGGACGACGAGCTCGGCACGGTACGGATGCAGAACGTCCTCTTCCGGCTCTCCGAGACGCCGGGCGCCATCCGCTGGGCCGGCCGCCCGCACGGTGCGGACACCGACGAGGTGCTGGCCGGCCTCGGCCTGACCGGCCCCGAGATCGCGGAACTGCGTGCGGCGGGTGCGCTGTGA
- a CDS encoding ADP-ribosylglycohydrolase family protein yields MTATAVHAAASARPRPLRLTWVQPEDLIGHELRQAAEDGRDAAGIAHRWRAAGGAPAPGRAGASPAPADPSLRALAGQLLDELALLPCPLEADEPTDLAAIEAAREDAASPALRSTPCPGAAALTARLEAGWVGRAAGCLLGKPVEKLPLSGIRALARSTGNWPLISWFTELGLDRAVAARHPWNRRSRATSLAENIDGMPEDDDLNYPLLGLLLLERHGHDFRTADVARLWLDELPAGRTFTAERLAYRNLLDGIEPPHTARHRNPFREWIGAQIRADIFGWTHPGDPVAAAAAAWRDATLSHTANGVYGAMFAAAAVATAAGGTAAGGTAAGGRAAARSAGVRSALRAGLAVIPGRSRLARAVRFGIRAARDEPTGTAAGFAAVVDRLHTAYGHHHWVHAVPNAALVAAALTHADGDFSGSICRAVSGGWDTDSNGATAGSIAGLLAGTPAALPARWTEPLRNRLATTVGGLDGIGFDTLAARTAALVPADRRPDPLEASAP; encoded by the coding sequence GTGACCGCCACCGCAGTACACGCCGCCGCGTCGGCGCGGCCCCGCCCCCTGCGCCTGACCTGGGTGCAGCCCGAGGACCTCATCGGGCACGAGCTGCGGCAGGCGGCCGAGGACGGCCGGGACGCCGCCGGGATCGCGCACCGGTGGCGAGCGGCGGGCGGGGCCCCGGCACCCGGGCGGGCGGGCGCCTCCCCGGCGCCCGCGGACCCGTCGCTGCGCGCACTCGCCGGGCAGCTGCTCGACGAACTCGCCCTGCTGCCCTGCCCGTTGGAAGCCGACGAGCCCACCGACCTGGCGGCGATCGAGGCGGCACGCGAGGACGCCGCGAGCCCGGCGCTCCGTAGCACCCCCTGCCCCGGCGCGGCCGCGCTGACCGCCCGGCTGGAGGCCGGCTGGGTCGGGCGGGCGGCCGGCTGTCTGCTCGGCAAGCCCGTCGAGAAGCTGCCGCTCAGCGGCATCCGGGCGCTCGCCCGCTCGACCGGTAACTGGCCGCTGATCTCCTGGTTCACCGAACTCGGCCTGGACCGGGCGGTGGCCGCGCGGCACCCCTGGAACCGCCGCAGCCGGGCCACCTCGCTCGCCGAGAACATCGACGGGATGCCCGAGGACGACGACCTCAACTACCCCCTCCTCGGCCTGCTGCTCCTCGAACGCCACGGGCACGACTTCCGCACCGCCGACGTGGCGCGGCTGTGGCTGGACGAGCTGCCGGCCGGCCGGACGTTCACCGCGGAGCGCCTCGCGTACCGCAATCTCCTCGACGGCATCGAGCCGCCGCACACCGCCCGCCACCGCAACCCGTTCCGGGAGTGGATCGGCGCGCAGATCCGCGCGGACATCTTCGGCTGGACCCATCCCGGCGACCCGGTGGCCGCGGCCGCCGCGGCCTGGCGGGACGCCACTCTCAGCCACACCGCGAACGGGGTGTACGGGGCGATGTTCGCGGCGGCCGCCGTCGCCACGGCGGCGGGCGGCACGGCGGCGGGCGGCACGGCGGCGGGCGGCAGGGCGGCAGCCCGCAGCGCGGGGGTGCGCAGCGCGCTGCGAGCCGGGCTCGCGGTGATCCCCGGGCGGTCCCGGCTGGCGCGGGCCGTCCGCTTCGGCATCAGGGCGGCACGCGACGAGCCGACGGGCACGGCGGCGGGATTCGCGGCCGTCGTCGACCGACTGCACACCGCCTACGGGCACCACCACTGGGTGCACGCCGTGCCGAACGCCGCGCTGGTGGCCGCCGCGCTCACCCACGCCGACGGTGACTTCAGCGGCTCCATCTGCCGTGCGGTGTCCGGCGGTTGGGACACCGACTCCAACGGCGCGACGGCCGGTTCGATCGCCGGACTGCTCGCCGGCACCCCCGCCGCGCTCCCCGCCCGCTGGACGGAGCCGCTGCGCAACCGGCTCGCCACCACGGTCGGCGGACTGGACGGCATCGGCTTCGACACCCTCGCGGCCCGCACCGCCGCCCTGGTTCCCGCCGACCGCCGCCCCGACCCCCTGGAGGCATCCGCACCATGA
- a CDS encoding ADP-ribosylglycohydrolase family protein, translating into MTSTLPSRTPAAPDTPSPTLEDRAAGCLAGAAVGDALGGPVEGWTPQQIVARHGGRVTGIVGPFHDDWRTARPIAPYHKGDGHVTDDTLMTHALVRVYEKVRDHLDAYDVADHLVPDLIGTPRWIPELETEALPLQRIFLAEKWIVARLHYGHADPREAGVGNIVNCGAAMYMAPVGIVNAAHPDRAYREALDIAGAHQSSYGREAAGVFAAAVAAACAPDATPASVVDSALRLAKDGTRAAIEAVCEAATPHRDFESALTPLREAVIPFDTVGPDYRNPSLGARRPSRLHAIEELPVALGMLLVGGGDFRTTVLGSVNYGRDCDSIATMSGALVGALRGASAVPDEWSTEVARASRLDLHAPAAALAKVTREIFSRDRARRSAHERAFAAIAGSVR; encoded by the coding sequence ATGACCTCGACGCTCCCCTCCCGCACCCCGGCCGCGCCGGACACCCCCTCACCGACCCTGGAGGACCGGGCCGCCGGGTGCCTGGCCGGCGCCGCCGTCGGCGACGCGCTCGGCGGGCCCGTCGAGGGCTGGACCCCGCAGCAGATCGTGGCGCGGCACGGCGGCCGGGTCACCGGCATCGTCGGCCCGTTCCACGACGACTGGCGCACCGCACGCCCGATCGCGCCGTACCACAAGGGCGACGGCCATGTCACCGACGACACCCTCATGACGCACGCGCTGGTCCGGGTCTACGAGAAGGTCCGCGACCACCTCGACGCCTACGACGTCGCCGACCATCTCGTACCCGACCTGATCGGCACCCCCCGCTGGATCCCCGAGCTGGAGACCGAGGCGCTGCCGCTGCAGCGGATCTTCCTGGCCGAGAAGTGGATCGTGGCGCGGCTGCACTACGGGCACGCCGACCCACGGGAGGCGGGCGTCGGCAACATCGTCAACTGCGGGGCGGCGATGTACATGGCGCCGGTCGGCATCGTCAACGCCGCCCATCCGGACCGGGCCTACCGGGAGGCGCTGGACATCGCGGGGGCCCATCAGTCCTCGTACGGCCGGGAGGCGGCGGGCGTCTTCGCGGCCGCGGTGGCCGCCGCGTGCGCACCGGACGCCACCCCCGCCTCCGTCGTCGACAGCGCGCTCCGGCTCGCCAAGGACGGCACCCGCGCCGCGATCGAGGCGGTCTGCGAAGCCGCCACGCCACACCGCGACTTCGAGTCCGCGCTGACGCCGCTGCGGGAGGCCGTGATCCCCTTCGACACGGTGGGCCCGGACTACCGCAACCCGTCGCTGGGCGCGCGCCGCCCGTCCCGGCTGCACGCCATCGAGGAACTCCCGGTCGCCCTGGGCATGTTGCTCGTCGGCGGCGGCGACTTCCGTACCACCGTCCTCGGGTCGGTCAACTACGGGCGGGACTGCGATTCGATCGCCACGATGAGCGGGGCGCTGGTCGGCGCGCTGCGCGGGGCGTCGGCCGTGCCGGACGAGTGGAGCACGGAGGTCGCCCGGGCCAGCCGCCTCGACCTGCACGCCCCCGCGGCGGCGCTGGCCAAGGTCACCCGGGAGATCTTCAGCCGCGACCGGGCCCGCCGCAGCGCGCATGAACGGGCCTTCGCGGCCATCGCGGGGAGCGTGCGGTGA
- a CDS encoding ADP-ribosylglycohydrolase family protein has translation MSRERPCPAAAADPAAAARARDRIEGLLLGLASGDAAGWPAARHRAARMPEWTRRLTRELDTFAEQNATTTLPVPIALNQPPEPLRLGPSDDAEWAAFTAESVLTAAGAQLGDRGPASPAPAGCGAPPAHAGRYPQTPQADPQRSERQDLGRGRRIRAALDLAWNALASEVAAAADRAPEVESAVLPLRARISVRAGLGNLATGLRPPATGHDNPHFFDDAACVRAAVLAVVHPGDPSAAASLAEYDARYTQDGDGVYGARAMAAAVAAAFGGATAGDCVDTALEQLPEGTEIRRNALHAVRLARTAAGRAGRPGHAFALVPVLEHEIVDHVYSYGIAAAETVPVALALAVASDGLVAEAVPAAACLSRVADSAPALAGALTGALGGTRALPRTWRDACRVLSGCALPRLAGTDLVELAGRLAGTEPTAPEPRPLPAAEGGAPATAPPPAGASSPPPAGTPPPSPNASPPPPPNPSEGLLRT, from the coding sequence ATGAGCCGCGAACGTCCCTGCCCCGCGGCCGCGGCGGACCCGGCCGCAGCCGCCCGTGCCCGTGACCGTATCGAAGGGCTGCTGCTCGGGCTGGCCTCCGGTGACGCCGCCGGATGGCCCGCGGCGCGGCACCGGGCGGCACGGATGCCCGAGTGGACCCGGCGGCTGACCCGCGAGCTGGACACCTTCGCCGAGCAGAACGCCACCACGACGCTGCCCGTCCCGATCGCCCTCAACCAGCCGCCCGAGCCGCTGCGGCTGGGCCCCTCCGACGACGCCGAATGGGCCGCCTTCACCGCCGAATCGGTGCTCACCGCGGCCGGGGCACAGCTCGGCGACCGAGGCCCTGCCTCCCCGGCCCCCGCGGGTTGCGGCGCTCCCCCGGCTCACGCCGGGAGGTACCCCCAGACGCCGCAGGCGGATCCACAACGGTCGGAGAGGCAGGACCTCGGCCGGGGCCGCCGGATCCGCGCCGCCCTCGACCTCGCCTGGAACGCGCTGGCGAGCGAGGTCGCCGCGGCCGCCGACCGGGCGCCGGAAGTGGAGTCCGCGGTGCTGCCGCTGCGCGCCCGGATCTCCGTACGGGCCGGGCTGGGCAATCTCGCAACCGGGCTGCGGCCGCCCGCCACCGGCCACGACAACCCGCACTTCTTCGACGACGCGGCCTGCGTACGGGCCGCCGTCCTCGCCGTCGTGCACCCGGGCGACCCGTCGGCGGCGGCCTCGCTGGCCGAGTACGACGCGCGCTACACACAGGACGGCGACGGGGTGTACGGCGCCCGCGCGATGGCCGCGGCGGTGGCGGCCGCGTTCGGCGGCGCGACGGCCGGCGACTGTGTGGACACCGCGCTGGAGCAGCTCCCCGAGGGCACCGAGATCCGCCGCAACGCACTGCACGCGGTCCGGCTCGCCCGCACCGCCGCCGGCCGGGCCGGCCGTCCGGGCCATGCCTTCGCGCTGGTGCCGGTGCTGGAGCACGAGATCGTCGACCACGTCTACAGCTACGGCATCGCCGCGGCCGAGACCGTCCCCGTCGCGCTGGCCCTCGCCGTCGCGTCGGACGGACTGGTCGCCGAGGCGGTGCCGGCCGCCGCCTGCCTGTCCCGGGTCGCCGACTCCGCGCCCGCCCTGGCCGGGGCGCTGACCGGCGCGCTCGGCGGCACCCGCGCCCTGCCCCGGACCTGGCGCGACGCCTGCCGGGTGCTCTCCGGCTGCGCGCTGCCCCGGCTCGCCGGCACCGATCTCGTCGAACTGGCGGGCCGGCTCGCCGGTACGGAACCGACCGCCCCGGAGCCCCGCCCGCTCCCCGCCGCCGAGGGCGGCGCCCCGGCCACCGCTCCCCCACCGGCCGGCGCCTCTTCTCCCCCACCGGCCGGCACGCCTCCTCCATCCCCCAACGCATCTCCTCCCCCGCCCCCCAACCCATCGGAAGGACTCCTGCGCACATGA
- a CDS encoding ADP-ribosylglycohydrolase family protein, translated as MSAPERAARPAADGGGDGAPGTVAGALRDRARGAMLGLAVGDALGAPAENMKPSQIRHRWGRIEGYVEDDPAGTDDTEYAIFSGLLLARHGSALTVAHVETAWHQWIADRDEGPFRGAGFSERGTLENLRRGLAAPISAQHRHAWSDGLAMRAAPFGVFAAGRPAEAARLVAIDGTVSHDGEGIYGGRAVAAGVATAMVALPQGPPTVPRSPLLPRSPLGSTGGTPIGPGRTPIVDAVNTVIAAALSVVPEDSWTARSLRRAVGAAQRSRHDPGITQLGTERAVRSAVVVGGYPWTDLAPEAVGLAFGAFAAARGDFTGSVLTAVNMGRDADTTAAVAGALAGALAGAAAIPEPWGAAIGPARGSCLPSMAGYHVLDIAELLAPGEAGAAGPPGPVEAVGG; from the coding sequence ATGAGCGCACCGGAGCGCGCGGCGCGGCCCGCCGCCGACGGCGGTGGCGACGGTGCCCCCGGTACCGTCGCCGGCGCGCTCCGCGACCGGGCCCGGGGCGCGATGCTCGGGCTCGCGGTCGGTGACGCGCTCGGGGCACCCGCGGAGAATATGAAGCCCTCCCAGATCCGGCACCGCTGGGGCCGGATCGAGGGGTATGTCGAGGACGATCCGGCCGGCACCGACGACACCGAGTACGCGATCTTCTCCGGGCTGCTGCTCGCCAGGCACGGCTCGGCGCTGACCGTCGCCCATGTCGAGACCGCCTGGCACCAGTGGATCGCGGACCGCGACGAGGGGCCGTTCCGCGGCGCCGGGTTCAGCGAGCGCGGCACCCTGGAGAATCTGCGCCGCGGCCTCGCCGCCCCCATCTCGGCGCAGCACCGGCACGCCTGGAGCGACGGCCTGGCGATGCGCGCCGCGCCGTTCGGGGTGTTCGCCGCCGGACGGCCCGCCGAGGCCGCCCGGCTGGTCGCCATCGACGGCACGGTCAGCCACGACGGCGAGGGCATCTACGGCGGCCGGGCGGTCGCCGCCGGGGTCGCCACCGCGATGGTCGCCCTCCCCCAAGGACCTCCGACAGTCCCCCGGTCTCCACTCCTCCCCCGGTCACCACTCGGTTCGACCGGGGGGACCCCCATCGGTCCGGGGAGGACCCCCATCGTCGACGCGGTGAACACCGTGATCGCCGCCGCGCTCTCCGTCGTCCCGGAGGACTCCTGGACCGCCCGCTCGCTGCGGCGTGCGGTCGGCGCCGCCCAGCGCTCCCGGCACGATCCGGGCATCACCCAGCTCGGCACCGAACGCGCGGTACGCTCCGCCGTCGTCGTCGGCGGCTATCCCTGGACGGACCTGGCGCCCGAAGCCGTCGGCCTCGCCTTCGGGGCGTTCGCCGCGGCCCGTGGCGACTTCACCGGGTCGGTGCTGACCGCGGTCAACATGGGCCGGGACGCCGACACCACGGCGGCGGTCGCCGGGGCGCTGGCCGGGGCGCTGGCCGGCGCCGCCGCGATCCCGGAGCCCTGGGGCGCCGCCATCGGCCCGGCCCGCGGCAGCTGTCTGCCGTCTATGGCGGGCTACCACGTACTGGACATCGCGGAACTGCTGGCACCGGGGGAAGCGGGTGCGGCGGGCCCGCCGGGGCCGGTGGAGGCGGTCGGCGGATGA
- a CDS encoding VIT1/CCC1 transporter family protein has translation MEIMDATAPTHVAHRDNHTHRDVNGGWLRPAVFGAMDGLVSNLALMTGVAGGSLPPQAIVLTGLAGLAAGAFSMAAGEYTSVASQRELVLAELAVERAELRKHPKDELDELAALYTSRGVDPKLARQVAEQLSEDPEQALEIHAREELGIDPSDLPSPTVAAISSFGSFALGALLPVLPYLLGATAIWPAVLLALLGLFACGAVVARVTARSWWFSGLRQLALGGAAAGVTYALGALFGVVVG, from the coding sequence ATGGAGATCATGGACGCCACGGCGCCGACGCATGTCGCCCACCGTGACAACCACACCCACCGCGATGTGAACGGCGGCTGGCTGCGCCCCGCCGTCTTCGGCGCGATGGACGGCCTGGTCTCGAATCTCGCCCTGATGACGGGTGTGGCCGGCGGCTCGCTGCCGCCGCAGGCGATCGTGCTCACCGGTCTCGCGGGGCTGGCCGCCGGCGCCTTCTCCATGGCCGCGGGGGAGTACACCTCGGTCGCCTCGCAACGTGAACTGGTCCTCGCCGAGCTGGCCGTCGAACGGGCCGAGCTGCGCAAGCACCCCAAGGACGAACTGGACGAGCTGGCGGCCCTCTACACGTCCCGTGGCGTGGACCCGAAGCTCGCCCGGCAGGTCGCGGAACAGCTCTCCGAGGACCCCGAGCAGGCGCTGGAAATACACGCCCGCGAGGAATTGGGAATTGACCCGTCCGACCTTCCATCCCCCACTGTCGCCGCCATTTCCTCCTTCGGTTCATTCGCTCTGGGCGCGCTTCTGCCTGTTCTTCCTTACCTGTTGGGCGCGACGGCCATCTGGCCGGCGGTGCTGCTCGCACTGCTCGGACTCTTTGCGTGCGGGGCGGTTGTGGCCCGTGTGACGGCCCGCTCCTGGTGGTTCAGCGGACTGCGCCAACTGGCCCTGGGCGGTGCCGCCGCCGGTGTGACGTATGCCCTGGGAGCGCTCTTCGGAGTCGTCGTAGGGTGA